One region of Oreochromis niloticus isolate F11D_XX unplaced genomic scaffold, O_niloticus_UMD_NMBU tig00002624_pilon, whole genome shotgun sequence genomic DNA includes:
- the LOC109200746 gene encoding uncharacterized protein LOC109200746, with translation MATSVMSYSLKHNLPVVSDVPPAKREKSVDNSPAGVSQIVSANKGECFPLKKPAGATFRNAELKDTIYKDNFPVVNGWGKFYLPKAVTMQVIGVVEGILCPCEQLVLMTCEDQKVYAYDEEKLHLVASTKKQLRDEGMEYPASTTYYRGEAFKDMPRKHRTDKNISPFGEKLDKEYKKLLAAMKPAILENLKHSRKQMIQS, from the exons ATGGCTACATCTGTGATGTCTTACAG TTTGAAACATAACCTTCCTGTTGTGTCTGATGTCCCACCtgccaaaagagaaaaaa GTGTGGACAACTCCCCAGCAGGTGTTTCACAGATTGTATCTGCAAATAAAGGTGAGTGTTTCCCCTTAAAGAAGCCGGCTGGTGCCACATTCAGGAACGCAGAGCTTAAGGACACCATTTACAAAGATAATTTTCCTGTGGTGAACGGCTGGGGGAAATTCTACCTTCCAAAGGCTGTAACCATGCAGGTTATTGGTGTGGTCGAGGGCATCTTATGCCCATGTGAGCAGCTCGTTCTGATGACCTGTGAGGACCAAAAGGTCTATGCCTATGATGAAGAGAAGCTGCATCTGGTGGCTTCAACCAAGAAGCAACTACGTGATGAGGGAATGGAGTATCCAGCATCTACGACCTATTACAGGGGAGAGGCCTTTAAAGACATG CCTAGAAAGCATCGAACAGACAAGAACATTAGCCCTTTCGGGGAGAAGTTGGACAAAGAGTACAAGAAGCTGCTAGCAGCAATGAAACCTGCCATCCTGGAAAATCTGAAGCACAGCAGAAAGCAGATGATTCAAAGTTGA